CACTCGTCAGACATCTGCGGAAGGGCGAACAATGTGCACTTCGTCGGAAAGTTTGCCTAGTGGGCGTTCTACGGGCCTTGGACGATAGTCATGTAAGGTTTTTCCTTAGTTTTGCGCGAGTGACACCGACCTAGACTTACGTCCAATGGGCACCCGCCGTGCAGAAGTCGACCATGCAGCACGATAACGACAAAAAAACTGCGGTCACTGTTATGAGTAAAGCTGATGCTTTCACGCAGGCGGGTAAAACCGCCGTGTTGCAGAACATCCACGGCACCCTGCAATTCCTGCAACGCTTCCCGCCGTTCAACCAGATGGAAAATGCGCACCTGGCGTTTCTGGTGGAACAGTGCCAGCTGCGTTTCTATGGCCCCGGCGACAGTATCCTCAAGCCGTCGGGCGGGCCGGTCGAGCATTTTTATATCGTCAAGCAGGGGCGCGTGGTCGGCGAGCGGCCGGACTCGGCAGACCCCACCTTCGAAATCACCACAGGCGAGTGTTTCCCCCTCGCCGCCTTGCTCGGTGAACGCGCCACCCGCACCGAGCACAAAGCGGCTGAAGACACCTTTTGCCTGCAACTGAACAAGATGGCGTTCATCAAGCTGTTCGCCCTTTCCAGCCCATTTCGTGATTTCGCCTTGCGCGGCGTCAGCAGCCTGCTCGACCAGGTCAACCAGCAGGTGCAGCAAAAAGCCGTGGAAACCCTCGGTACCCAATACTCGTTGAACACTCGCCTGGGTGAACTGGCGATGCGCCACCCGGTCACCTGCAGCCCGGACACTGCGCTGCGCGAAGCGGTGACGCTGATGCACGAGCAGCAGGTGGGCAGCATTGTGATTGTCGACGAACACAAGGCGCCGCTGGGCATCTTCACCCTGCGTGACCTGCGCCAGGTGGTGGCCGACGGCACCAGTGATTTCGGTCAAGGCATCGCCGGCCATATGACCCAGGCGCCGTTCTCCCTGAGCCCGGACCACAGCGCGTTCGACGCGGCAATCGCCATGACCGAGCGGCATATCGCCCATGTGTGCCTCGTGCAGGACCAGCGCCTGTGCGGCGTGGTCTCGGAGCGCGACCTGTTTTCCCTCCAACGCGTTGACCTGGTGCACCTGGCGCGGACCATCCGCAACGCGTCCCGTGTGGAGCAACTGGTGGCGATTCGCGGCGAGATCGGTCAACTGGTCGAGCGCATGCTGGCCCACGGCGCGTCGTCCGCCCAGATCACCCACATTATTACCCTGCTTAACGATCACACCGTGTGCCGGGTCATCGAACTGACTCTGGCGGAAAAAGGCGATCCCGGCGTGCCCTTCAGCTGGCTGTGCTTTGGCAGCGAAGGCCGCCGCGAACAGACGCTGTACACCGATCAGGACAACGGCATCCTGTTCGAGGCTCGGGACGCCGTGCAAGCCGCCGAGATTCGCGAGCGCCTGCTGCCCCTGGCGCAACAGATCAACCAGAGCCTGGCGCTGTGCGGCTTCAGCCTGTGCAAGGGCAATATCATGGCCGGCAACCCGGAGCTGTGCCTGTCACGGGCCGAATGGGCCCGGCGTTTTGCCGCGTTCATTCGCGAAGCCACGCCGGAAAACCTGCTGGGTTCAAGCATCTATTTCGACCTGCGGGTGGTGTGGGGCGACGAGCAGGGTTGTGAGCAACTGCGCCAGGGCATTCTGGACCAGGTAGCGGATAACCGGCTGTTCCAGCGCATGCTGGCCGAGAACGCCCTGCGCCAGCGCCCGCCCGTAGGGCGCTTTCGCGAGTTTGTGCTGACGCGCAAAAGCGGGGAAAAGGCCACCCTGGATCTCAAGGTACAAGGCCTTACGCCGTTCGTGGACGGCGCGCGCCTGTTGGCCCTGGCCCATGGCGTGCACGCCAATAACACCCTGGAGCGGCTGCGCCAGTTGGTCGCCAGACAAGTGATCGAGCGGCTGGACGGTGCGGCCTATGAAGAGGCCTACCACTTCATCCAGCAAACCCGCATGCAGCAGCATCAGATGCAAACCCGGGAAAACCTGCCGTATTCCAACCGTGTCGATCCCGACAGCCTCAATCACCTGGACCGGCGCATCCTGCGCGAATCCCTGCGCCAGGCCCAGCGCCTGCAAAGCAGCCTGACCTTGCGGTATCAGCTGTGAGCCTGTTCAGCTGGCTGCGCGCGAAAAAACCCGGTCTCAATGCGGCGCAGCAGCAACGCCTGGGCCAACTGCCCGCGCCTGCGGCACTGGGCAATGAGCCCTTGCGCAGCCAGCGCTGGGTAGTGGTCGACCTGGAAACCAGCGGCCTGCACCTCAACCGTGACCAGGTGCTGTCCATCGGTGCCGTGGTGATCGAGGACGGTGCGGTGGATTTCTCGCAGATGTTCGAACGCACCCTGCAACGCACTGCTGGCAAACTCAGCCCCAGCGTGCTGATCCACGGCCTCGGCCCCAGCGCCATCGCGGCCGGCAGCGACCCGGTGGAAGCGCTGCTGGATTTCATGGCGTTCGTCGGCGACAGCCCGCTGCTGGCCTTCCATGCGCCGTTCGATCAACACATGCTGTGCCGGGCGCTCAAGGAGAGCCTGGGTTATCGCCTGGCCCATCCCTTTCTCGATGTGGCCGATATCGCCCCGCTGCTGTGCCCCGAGGCGAACATCCGTGAGGCCGGCCTGGATGAATGGATCAACCATTTCAACTTGCAGGTGGGCGAGCGCCATCACGCCAGTGCCGATGCACTGGCCACCGCGGAGCTGATGCTGATCCTCGCCAGCAACACATCGACACGCCACAGGCGCTGCAAGAGCGCTTGAGCCAATGGCGGCGGCGTAAACAGGCGCCATCGTTTTAGTGGCGCGGCCCGACAGACGCCAATTGCGCCCACCACACGCCTCTGAGACAATCGCGAATAATTCTCGTTAGTTTAAACTTTATTCGGTGATGCCTTGTCGTCGGCCCAGACCCCACACAGTGAGCTTGTTGGCGCGTTGTATCGCGACCATCGTGGCTGGCTGTTGGCCTGGCTGCGGCGTAACGTGGCCTGCCCGAGCCGCGCCGAAGATCTGAGCCAGGACACTTTCATGCGCCTGCTGGGCCGTGAAGGGCTGCCTGAACCCCGCGAGCCACGCGCCTTTCTGGTAGCGATTGCCAAGGGCTTGCTGTTCGACTACTTCCGCCGCGCCGCCCTGGAACAGGCCTATCTCACCGAATTGATGCTGATCCCGGAAAGCGAGCACCCATCGCCCGAGGCACAGCAACTGATCCTCGAAGACCTCAAGGCCATCGACCGTCTGCTCGGCAAACTGTCGAGCAAAGCCCGCGCCGCCTTCCTCTATAACCGCCTCGACGGCCTGGGCCACGCAGACATCGCCCAGCGCCTGGGTGTGTCGGTGCCACGCGTGCGCCAGTACCTGGCCCAGGGCATCCGCCAGTGCTACATCGCGTTGTACGGCGAGCCGTCATGAGTATGATCAGCGCCAAGCCGGTGTCGGCCCGTGTGCTGGACGCCGCGATTGCCTGGCAACTATCCCTCGATTCCGGCGACGGCAGCGTGGTGGAGCAGGAAGAATTCGCCAAGTGGCTGGCCAGCGACGAAGAACACGCCCGCGCCTGGCGCCAGTTGGGCATGCTCGACCAGCGTTTCAGTGCAGCCTCCGGTCCCGCGCGGGCGGCGTTGTTGCAGTCTCGCGAAGGCGTGCGCCAGCGCATGCGCAAACTGGGCCGTGGCCTGGCGAGCATCGCGCTGGTCTGCGGCCTGGCGTTATTTGCCGGTGAGCGCTATGTGCCCATCCACTATTGGCTGGCCGATCAACGCACCGCCACCGGCGAGCAGCGCACTCTGGAGTTGGATGACGGCACCCGGATCAATCTCAACACCCACAGCGCCATCGATGTGCGCTTCGACGATAAACGCCGCTTGATAGTGTTGCAGGCGGGCGAAATCCTCGTCGAAACCGGCCACAACGATGCGCGCCCGTTCTCTGTACAGACCCGCGACGGCAACCTGCGGGCGCTGGGTACGCGGTTCATCGTGAAACGCGAAGACGACGCCACGCGTCTGAGCGTGCTGCAATCGGCGGTGGCCGCCCAGCCTGAGGCACTGTCTCAGGAGCGGATTTTCAAGGCGGGCGAGCAAGTGCTGATGCGCAGCGATAGCCTTGGTCCTGCGCTTGCCGTCTCACCGGCCAGCGACGCCTGGACCCGCGGCATGCTGGTGGTCGACAACGCCCGCCTGGGCGATGTGGTGGCTGAACTGGGCCGGTATCGCAACGGTTATCTGGGCGTGGATGACAGCGTGGCCGACCTGCGCATCACCGGCAGCTTCCCGCTGCACGACACCACCCTGGCGCTCAATGCGCTGTTGCCGACCTTGCCGGTGCAGATTGAACAGCACACGCCGTGGTGGGTGACTGTCAAGGGTAGGCCTTAGGTTCTGCGGCATCTGAAGATCGCTATCGGGGGCAAGCCCCCTCCCACACTTTTTGATTTGTGAACACAGTCAAATGTGGGAGGGGCGGTGCGACGATTCGACTTGCCCCCGATGAGGCCCTCAAAAACACCACCCAAAAAATATTTTCACCCCGCCCTATCACTTTCCGATTCTCGTCCGGCACCTAGGCAATTGAGAAATATTTCCATTCAGGAGCCTCCCATGTCCCGCACGCTAGACACTTTGTTGCGCCCCAGCCTGTTAGCCGTGGCCATCGCCCTCGGCGCCCCGCTGCTCAGCCCCACGTTGATCGCCGCCGAACAGTCCACCAGCGTGCGCGCCTACAACCTGCCGGCCGCGCCACTGGCCGCCACCCTGAACCAGATCGCCAGCCAGGCCGGCCTCGCGCTGACCCTCAACCCGACGCTCGCCGCCGGCAAGACCTCGGCACCGGTCAAGGGCCAGTTCGATGCGCAGGACGCAATGCGTGAAGCCTTGCGCGGGACAGGCCTGCAGCTGGAGCAGAGCAGCGCCGGGACCTTTACCTTGGTGGCGATTGCGGACGGTGTCGTGGCGTTGCCGCAGACCAGCATTATTGGTCAAAGCAATTACGAGAGCGCCTGGGGGCCGGTGGAGGGCTACCTGGCCAAGCGCACTGCCGCCGGCACCAAGACCGACACGGCCCTGGTCGAGGCGCCGCGCTCCATCTCGGTGGCGACCCGCGAGCAGATGCAGGATCGCAACGTGCAGAACCTCGACGACGCGGTCAAATACATGCCCGGCATCGTGTCCGCCAGCTACGGCAGCGACACCCGCTACGACTGGATGCGCGTGCGTGGCTTCGAACCCACCCAGTTCCTCGACGGCCTGCCCCTGCCGCGTGGCGTGTACGCCAACCCGAAAGCGGAAACCTGGAACCTCGACCGCCTCGCCCTGCTGCGCGGCCCGGCCTCGTCGGTTTACGGCCAGACCCCGCCGGGCGGTCTCCTTGACATGGTCAGCCGCCATCCCAGCGCCGAACAGAGCAGCGCCATCCAGGTGCAATACGGGAGTGACAACTATCGTCAGATCAACTTTGCCAGCACCGGCAAGATCGATGACGAAGGCCAGTTTCTGTACGGCCTCAGCGGCGTGGTGCGTGATGCCGGCACCCAGGTCGATCACATCGACAACAAGCGCTACAACATCGCGCCAAGCCTGACCTGGAATATCGATACCGATACCAAGCTCACGCTCCTGTCGCAGTTCACCCGTGACGATACCGGCGCTACCAGCCAGTTCCTGCCGATCCAGGGCACCAAGATCAAATCGCCCCTGGGCGACATCTCGCATCACAAGAACCTCGGCGATCCGGATTACGAGTATTACGACCGCACTTATTACGCACTGGGCTACGCCTTCGAACACCGTTTCAACGACACCTGGCAGTTCAAGCAGAACCTGCGCTACACCAAATCGGAACTGGCTTTCCAGCAACTGACCGTGGGCTCGTTCGCCTTCTCGCCAGCAGACGCGGCCGGCAATATCAGCCGCTCGTCGACCAACGTGGACGAGGACATTGGCCAGTTCGCGGTGGATAACAACTTCCAGGCGGATTTCGCCACTGGCGATATCACCCATACCCTGCTGTTGGGCCTGGACCATCAGCGCACCGATACTTCATACACGTCGATTTTCGGCCTCGCCGGAACGGTCAACATCTTCAACCCGGTCAATACCCAGCCGGTCGTGCGGCCAGCGCGTTCCACAGCGTTCTATGACTACAACCAGAAAACCATCCAGACCGGCCTCTACGTGCAGGACCAGATGGCGCTGGACAACTGGCGCCTGACCCTGGGCGGTCGTGAAGACTGGGTTCATCAGGGCACCACGTACTTCAATAAAAACGATGCGACCAACACCGACCGCAGCAAAAACTTCAGTGGCAACGCGGCGCTGAGTTATGTATTCGACTCAGGCTTCGTGCCCTATATCTCCTACGCCGAATCGTTCCAACCGGCGAGCAACGCCAGCGTCTCCCCGACCGAGTCGTATAAACCCACCGAGGGCAAGCAGTGGGAGCTGGGGGTCAAGTACCAGCCGCCGGGCTCGAACACTCTGCTGAGCGCGGCGGTGTATGACCTCACCCAGAAAAACGTGCTGGTCACCAGCTTCCAGTCCGGTGGCGTGTCACTCACCGACCAGACCGGCGAAGTGAAGGTCAAGGGCCTGGAGCTGGAAGCCATCTCTGACGTCACCGAAAACCTCAAGGTGATCGCGGCGTATACCCTGGCCAAATCCGAAGTGCAAAAAGGCGACTTCAAAGGCAACCGTCTGCAACTGATGCCTAACCAGCAAGCCTCCCTGTGGACGGACTACACCTGGCACACCGGCGCCCTCGACGGCTTCGGCATCGGTTTTGGCGCCCGCTACACCGGCAATACCTACGGCGACCAGGCCAACACCTGGTCCGGAAAAGCCAACGCCTACACCGTATTCGACGGCGCCGCGCACTACGACCTCGGCCGCCTGGACAACAGCCTCAAGGGCGCGTCGGTGAAAGTGAACGCGACCAACCTGTTCAACAAGGACTACATTTCCACCTGTGACGGTTCCTACTGCTACTTCGGCGACCAACGCAGCGTCGTCGCCAGCGCCACCTACCAGTGGTAATCGGCTGAGTTAACAACCGGGCCGTCCACCAGGACGGCTTTGGTGCGTCTGAAGGCAAGAAAATGAAAAGCAAAACCATCCGCCGCTGGTCCTTCATCCACACCTGGACCAGCCTGATCTGCACCGTATTCTTGCTGCTGCTCGCCCTCACTGGGCTGCCGCTGGTGTTTCACCACGAGATCGATCATCTGCTGGGCAACGAACCCGAGCTCAAGCAGATGCCCGCCGATACGCCGCAGCTCAACCTGGAGCAACTGGTGGCCAAAGCGCAGGCCCATCGCCCCGGCGAGGCCATGCAGTACATGGCCTGGGACGAGGACGACAAGAACGGCGTGATCGCGATCATGGCCGCCACAGCCGGTACCGAGCCGAATGCGTCGCATACCTTCATGCTTGATGCGCGTACCGGCGAAACCGTGGAGATGCCGTCAGCCAACGGCGGGCTCACCCTGTTCCTGCTGCGCCTGCATGTGGACATGTTCGCCGGGCTGCCCGGCAAGCTGTTGCTCGCGTTCATGGGCGTGCTGTTCGTGCTGGCGCTTGTCTCGGGCACGGTGCTGTACCTGCCGTTCATGCGCCGCTTGGAGTTCGCCACCGTGCGCCAGGACAAATCCACCCGCCTGCGCTGGCTCGACCTGCATAACCTGATCGGCGTGGTCACCCTGACCTGGGCGCTGGTGGTGGGCGTGACCGGTGTGATCAGCGCCTGCGCCGACCTGCTCATCGCCGCCTGGCGCCAGGACAGCCTCAGCGCACTGGTCGAACCCTACAAAGACGCCCCGCCGCTGACCCGGCGCGCGCCGGCCAGCGAACTGCTGAGCATCGCCGCCAAGGCTGCGCCCGGCATGCAACCGGACTTCATCGCCTTCCCCGGCACGCGCTTCTCCAGCGAGCATCACTATGCCGTGTTCATGAAAGGCAGTACCCACCTCACCTCCCATCTGCTCACCCCGGTATTGATCGACGCCGGCACCCTGGCCGTCACCGCCATCGCCGAACGTCCGTGGTACATGGACGCCATGGGCATGTCCCAGCCGCTGCACTTCGGTGACTACGGCGGCATGCCGATGAAGATCCTCTGGGCGCTGCTGGATGTGCTGACCATCATCGTGTTGGTCAGCGGGATTTACCTATGGATTGTGCGGCGCAAGGCGGGCAAGGCATGAAGCCGCGGCAGTCGAGTTTCTGGAAGGTGTTCGGCATTCCGCTGGGGATTGGCCTGCTCAGCGCCGCCGGGTTGTTTGCGGCGTTGCTGGGGGATGGGTGGTGGGATTCGTTGAGCTGGGTGGGGTTGGGTATACCGGCTGGCATTGGTGCCTGGGCGTTGTTCGGGCGGCGCGCCTGAGGGCGCTATCGGGGGCAAGCCCCCTCCCACACTTGGATGTGTGAATACAGTCAAAATGTGGGAGGGGGCTTGCCCCCGATGAGGCCCTCAGAAGCATCCAGAATCTCCTCGCCAGCCACCCCACAACCCTCTAGGCTAACCCCAGCCCATTTCGAGGAATGCCCATGTCCGCCCCCAGCATGACCTTGTTCCACAACCCCGCTTCGCCCTTCGTACGCAAAGTCCGCGTGCTGTTGATCGAGACCGGCCAGCAGGACCGTGTGACCCTGCACGCCTGCATGCCCACCCCCGTCAACCCGGACGCCGAGGTGGTGCAAGGCAATCCGGTGGGCAAGATCCCGGCCCTGCGCCTGGCCGACGGTTCGGTGCTGCACGACAGCCGGGTGATCCTCGATTACTTCGACCACCAGCACGTCGGCAACCCGCTGATCCCCCGCGACGGCTCGGCCCGCTGGCGGCGCCTGACCCTGGCGTCGATGGCCGACGGGATCATGGACGCCGCCGTGCTGGTGCGCTACGAAACCGCCATGCGCCCGGTGGAGAAGCACTGGGACCAGTGGCTGAACGAGCAGCGCAACAAGATGCGCCGTGCGCTGGCCGAGCTGGAACAGGACGCCATCGCCGAATTGGCCAGCCACTTCGACGTCGCCGCCATCAGCGTGGCCTGCGCCCTGGGCTACCTCGACTTTCGCCACCCGGACCTGCAATGGCGCACCGACAATCCCAAGCTGGCCGCCTGGTACGCCGAGGTCAGCCAGCGGCCTTCGATGCAGCAGACCCAGCCGCCGATTTAACGGCCCCCCTGTAGGAGCGAGCTTGCTCGCGAAAATCGTCAACGATAACGCGGGGCACTTGGTTAAACGCGGCGTCCTTGCATTCTTCGCGAGCAAGCTCGCTCCTACAGTGGACGGTGGCGTTGGTGAGGAAGGTAACCATCCTGGCCTTCATTTGCTGATCTTCGCGCAGCCCGATCATTGCACCTCCTCCACCTTGCGCTTGCCCACCCCATACCAATCCAGCTTGCGCGTCAGCACCATCACCGTGCCCAGCAGGCCGAACAGCAACAGCGAGCCCATCAGCAACGCGTAATCCTCGGCACTGAGCAACCCGTACAACAAGCCATACAACGCCGCCAGCCCCGCCGAAAAGCCCAGGCCGTGGGCCACGCTGCGCAGCACATGGCACACGTAGAAACCAATCAACACCACGCAGGCACTGGCCGATATCAGGTAAGCCAGGGCAAACCCCACATGCTCGGACAGCGACAGCAACAGCAGGTAGAAGAATGCCAGCGCCACGCCCACCAACGCGTACTGGACGGGGTGCACCGCCAGGTTCTTGAGCACTTCGAACAGGAAGAAGCCGGCAAAGGTCAGGGCGATGAACAGCAGCGCGTATTTGATCGCGCGGTCGCTCTTGAGGTATTGGTCCACCGGGTCGATGAAGTTCACACCAAAGCTGCGGTTGTTGAAATCGTCACAGCCTTGGCGGTCCAGGCAGGTTTGCAGGGCCTGTTCGAGGTTGGTGGCGAAAAACGAGGTCTGCCAATTGGCAGTGAAGCCTTTGTCGCTGACCGCCCGCTGGGTCGGCAGGAAGTTGCCGATAAAACTCGGGTGCGGCCAGTTGGAGGCAAGCGATACCTGACTGGTCTTGCCCACCGGCACCACTTGCAGTTGTTCGGTGCCCTGCAGGCGCAGGTCGAAGGCGAACTCCACGGCGGCGGGCTTCTTGCTGTCCTGCTCCGGCAGCATCACATGCACGCCCTCGCCCAACCAGTCGACTTGAGAGCCCGGCGAAAACTCCAGGCGCTGATCGCCCAGTTTCAGCTTCAGGGCGTTTTCGATGCCGCGTATATCGCTGATGCCCACGGCCAGAAACCCAGGTTCAAAGCGATAATCGGCGAAGTTCTCCGTGATACCCAGTTGTGCAGGCAGTTCGAAACGTCCGCTGATGCGGTTGTCGGCGTGGAACAACCGCGCCTGATAGATGCCCCGCGCGCGCAGTTCGGTTTGCACCTGGCCGTCGAGCGCAAAACGCTCCGGCAGAAAATACAGGCGGCCGCGCTCTTCACGGGTTTCTTCGTAGCGCTTGTTGAGCTTTTCATTGAGCTTCCACTCACGCACCGTCTTGCGATAAGGCACCACCAGCACTGGCCCGGTGAGGCGCTGCGCGAAGCTGGAACTGCGCGCGATGTCCATCAATACGCCGTCGCGCAATTGCTGGCGGTCGCTGATGATGCCGTTGATCATCAGCAATGGAATCAGCAACAGCAGGATCAGCAGCGCAATCGCGCCAAGTTTGAAAAGCAGGCTGCGGTTCATGGGTCTCTCCCTGTTTTGATGGGAAGAGTCTGGGCAGCCCGTGTGGGGGTTTTATGTGGGCAATGTGGAGACTGTGTGGAGATGCAGCACCGCTTGCACGCCACCGGGTACGTTGCCAACCTGCAACGCGCCACCGTGCAATTTCATCACCTCTTCGACAAAGTTCAGGCCCAGGCCGGTGCTTTTGCGCCCGCTCGCCGGGCGTGGCAGCGAATAGAAACGCTCGCTCAGGCGCGGCAAGGCGTAGTCGGGGATCGGCTCGGCCTGGTTGAACAGGCTGACGTGAACGTCGTTGTGCCGCACCAGCGCGCTGAACCGCAGCGCACCGCCGGGCGGGGTGAAATCCAGGGCATTGTCCAGCAGGTTGCCCAAGGCCTGGCGCAGCAGGAACGGTTCGCCAAACACATGCACATCGGCGGCAATCGCCTGCTCGACATGCAAACCGGCGCTTTCGATGCGGGCACATTGCGCCTTGAGGACCTCATCGACCAGGCTCGCCAGCGCGATACTCGATTGTTCGTCCAGCCCTTGGCGCTGCTCCACCTGCGCCAGGTTCAGCAACCGCTCGATCAACTGCTGCAGGCGCGCGCTTTCGCTGTCGATATTGCCGACAAAGCGCTGCTGCTGCTCACGGCTCATATCGCCGTGCAGCAACTCCGCCGCGCCACGAATCGCCGCCAACGGGCTTTTCAGTTCGTGGGTCAGGGTGTGTACGTAGTGTTCGACGTAGGCTTTGCCTTCCAACTGGGTGCGCATATGCTCGACAGCCGTGGACAGCTGCTTGAGCTCGCCGCCCCGGTAATGGGGCAACTCGGCGCGACGGCCTTCGCTGACGGCCTCGGCATAGGCCGTCAACCGCCGCAGCGCATTGCTCAGCCACCACGACAGCAATGCGCCGAGCAACAGGCCGAGAATCACCAGGCCGGCGCCATACCACAGCAGGCGACGCTCGGTGCGGTCGACATAGGGCTGCAATGAGCTGTTGGGCTTGGCCACAGTGACCACGCCGATAATCCGCCCATCATCGCGAATCGGCGCGCCCACGTGCATCACCGACGAAGCAGGATCATCCGGCGCGCTGCGGGTGGAACGTGCGCCATATTCGCCGCGCAGGGTGAGGTACACGTCGTTCCATTTCGAATAGTCCTGGCCCACCGCTTCACCGGTGGAGTCGAGCAGAACCGTGCCGTTGGCGTCGGTCACATAGATGCGGTGATTGACCTGGTTTTTCGGCAGGCCCCAGATCACCGCGCCGGGCTGGCGATTGCCATAAGCCTTGAGCAGCTGCGGCCAATGGCTCTGGCCGAGGGTGCCGTTCTTCACATCATGGCGCAGGATTTCGGCAAGCAGGTTGGCGGTGTCCACCAGGGTCTCTTCGGTGGACTGGCGCACGCCGGGGCGGATTTCCTTCATCACCGTGTTGAGCACGAAGTAGCCGGTCAGGCCGATAAACAACGCGTACACCAGGAAAATCCGCAGCCCCAGGCGCATCAGCTGTGGCTCGGGCTGTAGCTGTAGCCAAGGCCGCGATGGGTCTGGATCGGATCGGCGTCCGCCTTCACGCTACGCAGTTTGCTGCGCAGGCTTTTGATATGGCTGTCGATATTGCGCGCGTAGCCGGCGTCGGCCGGTACGCCCACCGCGTCCAGCAACTGCTCGCGGCTGAACACCCGTTCGGGTTGCTCCAGCAGGCTTTGCAGCAGGCGCAATTCGTGACGCGTCAGGTTCAGCGGCTGGCCGCGATAGTGGATCTGCATGCGCTCCAGGTCCACCTGGAACACAGCAGGCGCCACACCCGGCCCGACACGCTTGAGAATCGCCCGCACCCTGGCCGCCACTTCGCGCGGGCTGAACGGCTTGACCACATAATCGTCGGCGCCGATTTCCAGCCCTACCACCCGGTCGATTTCGCCATCGCGGGCGCTGAGAAACATCACCGGCACTTCGCTGAACCGGCGCAATTGCTTGCAGGTTTCAAAACCGGTGATGTCGGGCAGGCCGATGTCGAGGATGATCAGGTCGGCCGGGGTCTGACGCTGATGCTCCAGCGCCGCCTGGCCGAGGCTCAGCCAGGTGGTGGTAAAGCCCTCGCCCTGCAGGGCGAATATCAGCGTGTCGGCTATCGCCGCTTCGTCTTCGACAATCAGGATATGCGCCATGTGGGTCCGTCAGCAGTCCGGTTTGTCGGCAGTGTAGCGACGCGCCGGGTTGACCGCTGCACCGAATTCGCGCAGGGCCTTGGCGCCGATCAGCAGCGGGTAGTTGAAGCTGCTGCGGTCGGTGAGGTTGACCTCCACGGTACGCTTGACGTCACCCAGGCACATTTCCAGGTCGATCACCGGGCGCTTGGCCACGCTGGCTTCGTCCTTGTCGTCGTCTTCGTCGGCGCGGCTCTTGATCTTGCTGATGCGCGAGACCTTGTGTTCGTAGACTTTGTTGTCGGCGTCCTTGCCGCCGAGACGGAAGCGCACCCAATCGTCGCCGTCACGGGTGAAGGTTTCGATGTCACGGGCCGACAGCGAGGCGGTCAGTGCGCCGGTGTCCATTTTGGCCTTGAAGGTCTGGCCGATTTCCGGCAATTGGATGTATTCGTAGCGGCCGTAGAGGGTCGGTTCGGCAGCCATGGCAGGCACAGTAATCAGGGCGAACGCAGCAAGGAGCAATTTCACGGCATGATTTCCTCGAAAGAAGTGGACGGATTCTAGACCGCATACACCGTACTTAGTTGGACGAGCGAGCATAACTGGCACATTGTGAAACATTCGTACGGCAATCTGCGATTTGGCCTCTGGACTCAGCTTGCTTATGATGGCCCGCCCACAAGATTCCAAGAGTTATTTATGCGCCGCCTGCTCACCGGCTGTCTGGTCACACTGCTGCTGTTACTCAACACGCTGATCCTGATCGGTCCCTTGATGGTATTCGCCCTGCTCAAGCTGGTGGCACCGGGCCGCTTGCGTGACTATGCGTCCTGGGCGGTG
This genomic stretch from Pseudomonas orientalis harbors:
- a CDS encoding putative nucleotidyltransferase substrate binding domain-containing protein — encoded protein: MSKADAFTQAGKTAVLQNIHGTLQFLQRFPPFNQMENAHLAFLVEQCQLRFYGPGDSILKPSGGPVEHFYIVKQGRVVGERPDSADPTFEITTGECFPLAALLGERATRTEHKAAEDTFCLQLNKMAFIKLFALSSPFRDFALRGVSSLLDQVNQQVQQKAVETLGTQYSLNTRLGELAMRHPVTCSPDTALREAVTLMHEQQVGSIVIVDEHKAPLGIFTLRDLRQVVADGTSDFGQGIAGHMTQAPFSLSPDHSAFDAAIAMTERHIAHVCLVQDQRLCGVVSERDLFSLQRVDLVHLARTIRNASRVEQLVAIRGEIGQLVERMLAHGASSAQITHIITLLNDHTVCRVIELTLAEKGDPGVPFSWLCFGSEGRREQTLYTDQDNGILFEARDAVQAAEIRERLLPLAQQINQSLALCGFSLCKGNIMAGNPELCLSRAEWARRFAAFIREATPENLLGSSIYFDLRVVWGDEQGCEQLRQGILDQVADNRLFQRMLAENALRQRPPVGRFREFVLTRKSGEKATLDLKVQGLTPFVDGARLLALAHGVHANNTLERLRQLVARQVIERLDGAAYEEAYHFIQQTRMQQHQMQTRENLPYSNRVDPDSLNHLDRRILRESLRQAQRLQSSLTLRYQL
- a CDS encoding FecR domain-containing protein, translating into MSMISAKPVSARVLDAAIAWQLSLDSGDGSVVEQEEFAKWLASDEEHARAWRQLGMLDQRFSAASGPARAALLQSREGVRQRMRKLGRGLASIALVCGLALFAGERYVPIHYWLADQRTATGEQRTLELDDGTRINLNTHSAIDVRFDDKRRLIVLQAGEILVETGHNDARPFSVQTRDGNLRALGTRFIVKREDDATRLSVLQSAVAAQPEALSQERIFKAGEQVLMRSDSLGPALAVSPASDAWTRGMLVVDNARLGDVVAELGRYRNGYLGVDDSVADLRITGSFPLHDTTLALNALLPTLPVQIEQHTPWWVTVKGRP
- a CDS encoding TonB-dependent siderophore receptor codes for the protein MSRTLDTLLRPSLLAVAIALGAPLLSPTLIAAEQSTSVRAYNLPAAPLAATLNQIASQAGLALTLNPTLAAGKTSAPVKGQFDAQDAMREALRGTGLQLEQSSAGTFTLVAIADGVVALPQTSIIGQSNYESAWGPVEGYLAKRTAAGTKTDTALVEAPRSISVATREQMQDRNVQNLDDAVKYMPGIVSASYGSDTRYDWMRVRGFEPTQFLDGLPLPRGVYANPKAETWNLDRLALLRGPASSVYGQTPPGGLLDMVSRHPSAEQSSAIQVQYGSDNYRQINFASTGKIDDEGQFLYGLSGVVRDAGTQVDHIDNKRYNIAPSLTWNIDTDTKLTLLSQFTRDDTGATSQFLPIQGTKIKSPLGDISHHKNLGDPDYEYYDRTYYALGYAFEHRFNDTWQFKQNLRYTKSELAFQQLTVGSFAFSPADAAGNISRSSTNVDEDIGQFAVDNNFQADFATGDITHTLLLGLDHQRTDTSYTSIFGLAGTVNIFNPVNTQPVVRPARSTAFYDYNQKTIQTGLYVQDQMALDNWRLTLGGREDWVHQGTTYFNKNDATNTDRSKNFSGNAALSYVFDSGFVPYISYAESFQPASNASVSPTESYKPTEGKQWELGVKYQPPGSNTLLSAAVYDLTQKNVLVTSFQSGGVSLTDQTGEVKVKGLELEAISDVTENLKVIAAYTLAKSEVQKGDFKGNRLQLMPNQQASLWTDYTWHTGALDGFGIGFGARYTGNTYGDQANTWSGKANAYTVFDGAAHYDLGRLDNSLKGASVKVNATNLFNKDYISTCDGSYCYFGDQRSVVASATYQW
- a CDS encoding RNA polymerase sigma factor, with the translated sequence MSSAQTPHSELVGALYRDHRGWLLAWLRRNVACPSRAEDLSQDTFMRLLGREGLPEPREPRAFLVAIAKGLLFDYFRRAALEQAYLTELMLIPESEHPSPEAQQLILEDLKAIDRLLGKLSSKARAAFLYNRLDGLGHADIAQRLGVSVPRVRQYLAQGIRQCYIALYGEPS